A region of Dioscorea cayenensis subsp. rotundata cultivar TDr96_F1 chromosome 5, TDr96_F1_v2_PseudoChromosome.rev07_lg8_w22 25.fasta, whole genome shotgun sequence DNA encodes the following proteins:
- the LOC120260115 gene encoding stigma-specific STIG1-like protein 1 → MMTLFMALGSAQRFPMTCDKFPRVCRARGSPGPDCCRRTCVNVMIDSFNCGKCGRRCKYGEACCGGNCVNVFYDPKNCGGCKRKCVKGAYCSYGMCSYGS, encoded by the coding sequence ATGATGACATTGTTCATGGCTTTGGGCAGTGCTCAAAGATTTCCCATGACGTGTGATAAGTTTCCCAGGGTTTGCAGGGCAAGAGGAAGTCCAGGTCCAGACTGTTGCAGGAGAACGTGTGTTAATGTTATGATTGATAGCTTTAATTGTGGGAAGTGTGGAAGAAGGTGCAAATATGGAGAGGCATGTTGTGGAGGGAACTGTGTTAATGTTTTTTATGATCCCAAGAACTGTGGAGGTTGCAAGCGTAAGTGTGTTAAGGGTGCTTATTGTAGTTATGGGATGTGTAGTTATGGTTCTTGA